From Humibacter ginsenosidimutans, a single genomic window includes:
- a CDS encoding fumarylacetoacetate hydrolase family protein, producing the protein MTAFTDATTAGDPRFSALPVRPGKIVAVHLSYLSRADQRGRRPAAPSYFFKPSSSVAATDGTIERPEGTELLAFEGEIALVIGEPARRVSIEDAWAHVGWVTAANDFGLYDLRANDKGSNVRSKGGDGFTPLGPTLIGARTIDPTALRLRTWVNGVLTQDDTTEGLLFSLSQLVADLSQHFTLESGDVILTGTPAGSSVVVPGDVVEVEVDAPTALGAPASGRLRTTVIQGTNAFDAEVGSLPSVDDTQRSEAWGSREAAGLPPEPEPFVLTPELRAKLEKAPTAGLSSQLRKRGLNNVSIDGPRPLHPDAKVVGTAKTLRFVPNREDLFKQFGGGYNPQKRAFDSVREGEVVVIEARGDASAGTLGDILAIRANAAGAAGIVTDGAVRDLDAVTAVGIPVYSNGSHPAVLGRRHVAWDYDLTIACGGATVQPGDVIVADADGILVIPTQLVEEVVDAALVQEDEDAYVARQVAAGHTIDGLFPMNAQWREQYERETAENSDRA; encoded by the coding sequence ATGACTGCATTCACCGACGCGACGACCGCGGGCGATCCGCGATTCTCCGCGCTTCCCGTTCGGCCCGGCAAGATCGTGGCCGTTCACCTGAGTTACCTCTCGCGCGCCGACCAGCGCGGCCGTCGCCCCGCTGCCCCCTCCTACTTCTTCAAACCGTCGAGCTCCGTGGCCGCCACCGACGGCACCATCGAGCGGCCGGAAGGCACGGAGCTGCTCGCCTTCGAGGGTGAGATCGCCCTCGTCATCGGCGAGCCGGCGCGCCGCGTGAGCATCGAGGATGCCTGGGCTCACGTCGGCTGGGTCACCGCCGCGAACGACTTCGGGCTCTACGACCTGCGCGCGAACGACAAGGGATCCAACGTGCGCTCGAAGGGCGGCGACGGCTTCACGCCACTCGGCCCCACGCTCATCGGCGCGCGCACGATCGACCCGACGGCGCTGCGCCTGCGCACGTGGGTCAACGGAGTTCTCACGCAAGACGACACCACAGAGGGCCTGCTCTTCTCGCTGTCCCAGCTCGTCGCCGACCTCTCCCAGCACTTCACGCTCGAGTCGGGCGACGTCATCCTCACCGGCACTCCCGCCGGCTCGTCGGTCGTCGTGCCCGGCGACGTCGTCGAGGTCGAGGTGGATGCCCCGACCGCCCTCGGTGCGCCCGCTTCCGGCCGCCTCCGCACCACGGTCATCCAGGGCACGAACGCCTTCGACGCCGAGGTAGGCTCCCTCCCCTCCGTCGACGACACGCAGCGCTCAGAGGCGTGGGGTTCGCGCGAGGCGGCGGGACTGCCCCCGGAGCCGGAGCCCTTCGTGCTCACGCCCGAGCTGCGCGCCAAGCTCGAGAAGGCCCCGACGGCCGGACTCTCGTCGCAGCTGCGCAAGCGCGGCCTCAACAACGTCTCCATCGACGGGCCGCGTCCACTGCATCCCGACGCCAAGGTCGTCGGGACGGCGAAGACGCTGCGCTTCGTGCCGAACCGCGAAGACCTCTTCAAGCAGTTCGGAGGCGGGTACAACCCGCAGAAGCGCGCCTTCGACTCGGTGCGCGAGGGCGAGGTGGTCGTGATCGAGGCGCGCGGCGACGCGTCGGCGGGAACGCTCGGCGACATCCTCGCCATTCGCGCGAACGCGGCGGGAGCCGCGGGCATCGTCACCGACGGTGCGGTGCGCGACCTCGACGCGGTCACGGCCGTGGGCATCCCCGTGTACTCCAACGGATCGCATCCCGCGGTGCTCGGCCGCAGGCACGTGGCGTGGGACTACGACCTCACCATCGCGTGCGGCGGCGCCACCGTGCAGCCGGGCGACGTGATCGTGGCCGATGCCGACGGCATCCTCGTGATCCCGACGCAGCTGGTGGAAGAGGTCGTCGACGCCGCGCTCGTGCAGGAAGACGAGGACGCCTACGTCGCCCGTCAGGTCGCTGCGGGGCACACGATCGACGGCCTGTTCCCGATGAACGCGCAATGGCGCGAGCAGTACGAGCGCGAGACCGCGGAGAACAGCGACCGCGCATGA
- a CDS encoding DUF4188 domain-containing protein has protein sequence MSREVFPGRYTASIDGETVTVFLIGMRANRWWRIPRVMRVANRMAPMLRYLSTHEDAGLLSFESWFGRTTVIVSYWRSPEHLQRFAADRDAPHLGPWREFQRAYSGTGDVGVWHETYQVPAADAEVVYSDMPEFGLARATRHERIGAGKNTARQRLGRQAGHPVAAPGDPVPTR, from the coding sequence ATGAGCAGAGAAGTCTTTCCCGGGCGGTACACGGCGAGCATCGACGGCGAGACCGTCACGGTGTTCCTCATCGGCATGCGGGCGAACCGGTGGTGGCGCATCCCGCGCGTCATGCGGGTGGCCAACCGCATGGCTCCGATGCTGCGTTACCTGTCGACGCACGAGGATGCCGGTCTGCTGAGCTTCGAGTCCTGGTTCGGCCGCACCACGGTGATCGTGTCGTACTGGCGCAGCCCCGAGCACCTGCAGCGTTTCGCGGCCGACCGGGATGCGCCGCACCTCGGGCCGTGGCGCGAGTTTCAGCGTGCGTATTCGGGCACCGGCGACGTCGGCGTGTGGCACGAGACGTATCAGGTGCCCGCCGCCGACGCCGAAGTGGTCTACAGCGACATGCCGGAGTTCGGACTCGCGCGGGCGACGCGTCACGAGCGCATCGGCGCCGGCAAGAACACCGCGCGCCAGCGTCTCGGGCGGCAGGCCGGGCATCCGGTGGCGGCGCCCGGCGATCCCGTGCCTACGCGCTGA
- a CDS encoding GntR family transcriptional regulator, producing MSDAVQTASKSQLAYEFIHDRITRHLFSPGYRLVLGSIADELGMSVVPVREAIRRLEAEGYVTFERNVGARVAVPDESEYVYTMQTLGLVEGSAISLAAPLLTPDVIAEARAVNDRLHRLLDHFDPHEFTRLNQQFHAILFERCPNPHILDLVHRGWRRLPDVRDSTFSVIPERAEHSVAEHEEILHLIETGAPALEVELSARNHRWRTMNQFVAARHHD from the coding sequence ATGAGCGACGCCGTGCAGACCGCGAGCAAGTCGCAGCTCGCCTACGAGTTCATCCACGACCGCATCACCAGGCACCTGTTCTCACCCGGATACCGGCTCGTGCTGGGTTCCATCGCCGACGAGCTCGGCATGAGCGTGGTGCCGGTGCGCGAGGCGATCCGCCGCCTCGAGGCGGAGGGCTACGTCACGTTCGAGCGCAACGTGGGCGCCAGGGTCGCCGTGCCCGACGAGTCGGAGTACGTCTACACGATGCAGACGCTCGGCCTGGTCGAGGGATCCGCCATCTCCCTCGCCGCTCCCCTGCTCACGCCCGACGTGATCGCCGAGGCCCGCGCGGTGAACGACCGACTGCATCGGCTGCTCGACCACTTCGACCCGCACGAGTTCACCAGGCTCAACCAGCAGTTCCACGCGATCCTGTTCGAGCGCTGCCCGAACCCGCACATCCTCGACCTCGTGCACCGCGGCTGGCGCCGCCTGCCCGATGTGCGCGACTCGACGTTCTCGGTCATCCCGGAGCGTGCTGAGCACTCGGTGGCCGAGCACGAGGAGATTCTGCACCTCATCGAGACCGGGGCTCCGGCGCTCGAGGTGGAGCTGTCCGCGCGCAACCACCGCTGGCGCACGATGAACCAGTTCGTCGCCGCCCGCCACCACGACTGA
- a CDS encoding DUF3618 domain-containing protein encodes MTTEPNASAAGKQADQKAKSTDPAADVAAARAELAATLDALQDKLNVPKRIRIASEENPIALVAAAVGVAAAIAGAVWLVVVKLRSK; translated from the coding sequence ATGACCACTGAACCGAATGCATCCGCGGCCGGCAAGCAGGCCGACCAGAAGGCGAAGAGCACGGATCCCGCCGCCGACGTCGCAGCGGCACGGGCCGAGCTGGCAGCCACGCTCGACGCGCTCCAGGACAAGCTCAACGTGCCGAAGCGCATCCGCATCGCGTCGGAGGAGAATCCGATCGCGCTCGTTGCCGCGGCCGTCGGCGTCGCCGCCGCGATCGCGGGCGCGGTGTGGCTCGTGGTGGTGAAGCTGCGCTCGAAGTAG
- a CDS encoding phage holin family protein, which produces MSGETRSEGASDSQRSAGRDRRSLIQLIKDLPGLIVALLKAELAQLKAELVHKATNAGIGIGMFVVAAMLLFFMLGVLVTAAIAGIAVALPVWLSALIVAAGLLVLIAVLVLIGIRMFKRAGQPLKTVDSVKQDVNAVKGLGDYDH; this is translated from the coding sequence ATGTCAGGGGAGACGCGGTCCGAGGGGGCTTCGGACTCGCAGCGCTCGGCGGGACGTGACAGGCGCTCGCTGATTCAGCTGATCAAGGATCTGCCGGGGCTGATCGTCGCGCTGCTGAAAGCGGAACTCGCCCAGCTCAAAGCGGAGCTGGTGCACAAGGCGACGAATGCGGGCATCGGCATCGGCATGTTCGTCGTGGCGGCGATGCTGCTGTTCTTCATGCTCGGCGTGCTGGTGACGGCCGCGATCGCGGGAATCGCTGTGGCGCTCCCGGTCTGGCTGTCCGCGCTCATCGTCGCCGCGGGGCTTCTGGTGCTGATCGCGGTGCTGGTGCTGATCGGCATCCGCATGTTCAAGCGGGCGGGCCAGCCGTTGAAGACCGTCGACAGTGTGAAGCAAGATGTGAACGCGGTGAAGGGGCTGGGCGACTATGACCACTGA
- a CDS encoding YtxH domain-containing protein, whose translation MKGKLLFVVGLGVGYVLGTRAGRRRYEQIKSAAIKVWDSPAVQKPVHSMQDYAADRIGDLGGAVTESLKRAVTGSGGSNSGASTKTRASASGRASGTTTSAKSAGSKSSSAKSSGAKSSTAKKSASGSGSASKAKTSGDGASGTDGQES comes from the coding sequence ATGAAGGGCAAGCTTCTCTTCGTCGTCGGACTGGGCGTCGGGTATGTTCTCGGCACACGCGCAGGTCGGCGCAGGTACGAACAGATCAAGTCGGCGGCTATCAAGGTGTGGGACTCCCCGGCCGTGCAGAAGCCCGTGCATTCGATGCAGGACTACGCGGCGGATCGCATCGGCGATCTCGGCGGCGCCGTCACCGAGAGCCTCAAGCGGGCCGTGACGGGCTCCGGCGGATCGAACAGCGGCGCGTCGACGAAGACTCGTGCATCGGCGAGCGGCAGGGCATCGGGTACGACCACGAGCGCGAAGAGTGCCGGGTCGAAGAGCTCTTCCGCGAAGAGTTCCGGCGCGAAGAGTTCTACGGCGAAGAAGTCCGCGAGCGGCTCCGGGTCGGCGAGCAAGGCGAAGACGTCTGGTGATGGAGCATCCGGAACGGACGGACAGGAGTCCTGA
- a CDS encoding MFS transporter translates to MSASPTSPLTPTGTIATAVDRRRVVVATVIGTTVEWYDFFIYAFAAATVFATLFFEPMGENFAQIVSFFSVGVSFLFRPLGAFLAGHFGDKIGRRPMLVITLLLMGGATTLVGVLPTHAAIGVWAPILLILLRVIQGVSAGGEWGGAVLMAVEHAPRTKRGLFGASPQIGVPIGLLLASLVLAVVEGLAPGVPAGSNIPLEDTAFGQWGWRIPFLLSIVLIGVGYWVRRRVSESPVFTEIAERKEETRMPIVKLLRHHLLLVIVAALVFAGNNAVGYMTTGGYVQHYATDAKGPIALDPGPVFWVVALSGVTWLVFTWLAGWVSDKIGRRTTYIIGWILQLVGVFLLFPLTNVGTVWSLAAALIILTVGLGLTYGPQAALYSELFPASIRFSGVSISYAVGAIVGGAFSPLIAQAIFQATGQTVGITWYLAGMTVIGLIATLLLRDRTGIPLGREHEDEQAKSPIYGLSKA, encoded by the coding sequence ATGAGCGCATCGCCGACATCACCGTTGACGCCTACCGGAACCATCGCAACAGCCGTTGATCGCCGCAGGGTCGTCGTCGCCACCGTCATCGGAACCACGGTGGAGTGGTACGACTTCTTCATCTACGCGTTCGCCGCGGCGACGGTCTTCGCGACACTGTTCTTCGAGCCGATGGGCGAGAACTTCGCGCAGATCGTGTCGTTCTTCAGCGTGGGCGTGAGCTTCTTGTTCCGACCGCTCGGCGCGTTCCTCGCCGGACACTTCGGCGACAAGATCGGCAGGCGGCCGATGCTCGTGATCACGCTGCTGCTGATGGGCGGCGCGACGACCCTCGTCGGCGTGCTGCCGACGCACGCGGCGATCGGCGTGTGGGCGCCCATCCTGCTCATCCTGCTGCGCGTCATCCAGGGCGTGTCGGCCGGCGGAGAGTGGGGCGGCGCCGTGCTGATGGCCGTGGAGCACGCGCCCCGCACGAAGCGCGGCCTGTTCGGCGCCTCACCGCAGATCGGTGTTCCGATCGGTCTGCTCCTCGCGTCGCTCGTGCTCGCCGTCGTCGAGGGTCTGGCGCCCGGGGTGCCGGCCGGCTCGAACATCCCGCTCGAAGACACCGCGTTCGGCCAGTGGGGCTGGCGCATCCCGTTCCTGCTCTCCATCGTGCTCATCGGCGTGGGCTACTGGGTGCGCCGTCGCGTCTCCGAGAGCCCGGTCTTCACCGAGATCGCCGAGCGCAAAGAAGAGACGCGCATGCCGATCGTCAAGCTGCTGCGCCACCACCTGCTGCTGGTGATCGTCGCCGCGCTCGTGTTCGCCGGCAACAACGCCGTCGGCTACATGACCACCGGTGGCTACGTGCAGCACTACGCCACGGATGCCAAGGGCCCGATCGCGCTCGACCCCGGCCCCGTGTTCTGGGTCGTCGCCCTCTCCGGTGTGACGTGGCTCGTCTTCACGTGGCTGGCCGGCTGGGTCTCCGACAAGATCGGCCGCCGCACCACCTACATCATCGGCTGGATCCTGCAGCTGGTCGGCGTGTTCCTGCTCTTCCCGCTGACCAACGTCGGCACGGTGTGGTCGCTGGCGGCGGCGCTGATCATCCTCACGGTCGGGTTGGGGCTCACGTACGGGCCGCAGGCGGCGCTGTATTCGGAGCTGTTCCCGGCATCCATCCGCTTCTCCGGTGTCTCCATCTCGTACGCCGTCGGTGCCATCGTGGGCGGAGCGTTCTCGCCGCTCATCGCGCAGGCGATCTTCCAGGCGACCGGCCAGACCGTCGGAATCACCTGGTACCTGGCGGGGATGACCGTGATCGGCCTGATCGCGACGCTCCTGCTGCGCGACCGCACGGGCATCCCGCTCGGACGCGAGCACGAGGACGAGCAGGCGAAGAGCCCGATCTACGGGCTGAGCAAGGCCTGA
- the hpaH gene encoding 2-oxo-hept-4-ene-1,7-dioate hydratase: MLSAEVIAQIADELAEADRTHSVIPRITARYPDATIEDSYAIQGVWRDKNLASGRRLVGRKIGLTSKAMQQATGITEPDYGVMFDDTVYQNGSTIAFDQFSNVRIEVELAFVLKEPLEGPHCDLFDVLRATEYVTPALEVLNSHIELEGRTIVDTISDNAAYGGMVLGGIPMRPDQLDLRWVSAMLYRNETIEETGVAAGVLNHPATGVAWLANKFHQHGARLEAGEIILAGSFTRPMWVSRGDSVHCDYGQMGVITCRFN, translated from the coding sequence ATGCTGTCAGCTGAGGTGATCGCGCAGATCGCGGACGAGCTCGCGGAGGCGGATCGCACGCACAGCGTGATCCCGCGCATCACCGCGCGGTACCCGGACGCCACGATCGAGGACTCGTACGCGATCCAGGGCGTGTGGCGCGACAAGAACCTCGCCTCAGGCCGACGGCTCGTCGGCCGCAAGATCGGCCTGACGTCGAAGGCGATGCAGCAGGCGACGGGCATCACCGAGCCGGACTACGGCGTGATGTTCGACGACACGGTGTACCAGAACGGCAGCACCATCGCCTTCGACCAGTTCTCCAATGTGCGCATCGAGGTCGAGCTCGCGTTCGTGCTGAAGGAGCCGCTCGAGGGTCCGCACTGCGACCTGTTCGACGTGCTGCGGGCGACCGAATACGTCACGCCCGCTCTCGAGGTGCTCAACTCGCACATCGAGCTCGAGGGCCGCACCATCGTCGACACCATCAGCGACAACGCGGCGTACGGCGGGATGGTGCTGGGCGGCATCCCGATGCGGCCCGACCAGCTCGATCTGCGCTGGGTGAGCGCCATGCTCTACCGCAATGAGACGATCGAGGAGACCGGCGTCGCTGCCGGCGTGCTCAACCACCCGGCCACCGGCGTCGCCTGGCTGGCCAACAAGTTCCACCAGCACGGCGCGCGCCTCGAGGCGGGCGAGATCATCCTCGCCGGGTCGTTCACCCGGCCGATGTGGGTCTCGCGCGGCGACAGCGTGCACTGCGACTACGGACAGATGGGAGTCATCACGTGTCGCTTCAACTGA
- a CDS encoding HpcH/HpaI aldolase family protein, protein MSLQLTSTFRDRLAAQSGENGRSLVGLWVCSGSPLVAEIFAGSGVDWLLIDMEHSANSLQSVLTQLQAVAAYPVAPVVRVPFGDDVALKQVLDIGAQNVLVPMVSTAEQARELVAAVRYPPQGRRGVGSSLSRSARWNRVDGYLGNANDHVSLFVQIESADAVANAAEIAAVDGVDGIFVGPADLAASLGVLGQQTHPDVLSAVQTTFDAVRAAGKPVGVNAFDLDAAARYIENGAAFVAVAADVSILARGSEALAARFIPASPETTGRAAY, encoded by the coding sequence GTGTCGCTTCAACTGACGTCGACGTTCCGCGATCGTCTCGCCGCCCAGTCGGGTGAGAACGGCCGCTCGCTCGTCGGCCTGTGGGTGTGCTCCGGCTCGCCGCTCGTCGCCGAGATCTTCGCCGGATCCGGCGTCGACTGGCTGCTCATCGACATGGAGCACTCCGCCAACTCGCTGCAGTCCGTGCTCACGCAGCTGCAGGCCGTGGCCGCCTACCCGGTCGCCCCTGTCGTGCGCGTGCCGTTCGGTGACGACGTGGCGCTCAAGCAGGTGCTCGACATCGGTGCCCAGAACGTGCTCGTTCCCATGGTGTCCACGGCCGAGCAGGCGCGCGAGCTCGTCGCCGCCGTGCGTTATCCGCCGCAGGGCAGGCGCGGCGTCGGCTCGTCCCTGTCGCGCTCCGCGCGCTGGAACCGTGTCGACGGATACCTCGGCAACGCGAACGACCACGTCTCCCTCTTCGTGCAGATCGAGTCGGCGGATGCCGTGGCCAACGCCGCTGAGATCGCCGCGGTCGACGGCGTGGACGGCATCTTCGTGGGGCCGGCCGACCTCGCCGCGTCGCTCGGCGTGCTCGGCCAGCAGACGCATCCCGACGTGCTGTCCGCCGTGCAGACCACGTTCGACGCGGTGCGCGCGGCGGGCAAGCCCGTCGGCGTGAACGCCTTCGACCTGGATGCCGCTGCCCGCTACATCGAGAACGGCGCCGCTTTCGTCGCGGTCGCCGCCGACGTTTCCATCCTCGCGCGCGGGTCGGAGGCGCTGGCCGCGCGGTTCATCCCTGCGTCGCCCGAGACGACCGGCCGCGCCGCGTACTGA
- the hpaD gene encoding 3,4-dihydroxyphenylacetate 2,3-dioxygenase: MTDRKDMTLTSSGFYVSQEAPISCENPTPTPVAPAPDILRCAYMELVVTDLKKSRDFYVDVLGLTVTEEDENAVYLRSLEEFIHHNLVLRQGPVAAVAAFSYRVRTPEDLDKAVAFFTELGCRVERNENGYNKGIGDSVRVTDPLGFPYEFFHEVKHVERLAWRYDLYTPGALVRLDHFNQVTPDVPRATKYMQDLGFRVTEDIQDEDGVVYASWMRRKPTVHDTAMTGGDGPRMHHVAFSTHEKHNILAICDKLGALRMSDRIERGPGRHGVSNAFYLYLRDPDGHRVEIYTQDYYTGDPDNPVVTWDVHDNQRRDWWGNPVVPSWYTDASLVLDLDGNPQPVQKRDEPSEMSVTIGADGFSYTRQADDEEMPEYKQGEYKLGHQL; this comes from the coding sequence ATGACCGACCGTAAAGACATGACACTGACCTCCTCCGGCTTCTACGTGAGCCAGGAGGCACCCATCTCCTGCGAGAACCCCACGCCGACCCCCGTTGCGCCAGCGCCCGACATCCTGCGCTGCGCCTACATGGAGCTCGTCGTCACGGACCTGAAGAAGTCGCGCGACTTCTACGTCGACGTGCTCGGCCTCACCGTGACCGAAGAAGACGAGAACGCCGTCTACCTGCGCTCGCTCGAGGAGTTCATCCACCACAACCTCGTGCTGCGCCAGGGACCGGTGGCCGCCGTCGCCGCGTTCTCGTACCGCGTGCGCACGCCTGAAGACCTCGACAAGGCCGTCGCCTTCTTCACCGAGCTCGGATGCCGCGTCGAGCGCAATGAGAACGGCTACAACAAGGGAATCGGCGACTCGGTGCGCGTCACCGACCCGCTCGGCTTCCCCTACGAGTTCTTCCACGAGGTGAAGCACGTCGAGCGTCTCGCCTGGCGCTATGACCTCTACACGCCGGGCGCCTTGGTGCGCCTCGACCACTTCAACCAGGTCACCCCCGACGTGCCCCGCGCCACCAAGTACATGCAGGACCTCGGGTTCCGCGTGACCGAGGACATCCAAGACGAAGACGGCGTCGTGTACGCCTCGTGGATGCGCCGCAAGCCCACCGTGCACGACACCGCCATGACCGGCGGCGACGGCCCGCGCATGCACCACGTGGCCTTCTCCACGCACGAGAAGCACAACATCCTCGCCATCTGCGACAAGCTGGGTGCGCTGCGCATGTCCGACCGCATCGAGCGCGGTCCCGGCCGCCACGGCGTCTCGAACGCGTTCTACCTCTACCTGCGCGACCCCGACGGCCACCGCGTCGAGATCTACACGCAGGACTACTACACCGGCGACCCCGACAACCCCGTCGTCACCTGGGACGTGCACGACAACCAGCGTCGCGACTGGTGGGGCAACCCCGTCGTGCCGTCCTGGTACACGGATGCCTCGCTCGTGCTCGACCTCGACGGCAACCCGCAGCCCGTTCAGAAGCGCGACGAGCCGAGCGAGATGAGCGTCACGATCGGTGCAGACGGCTTTTCGTACACGCGCCAGGCCGACGACGAGGAGATGCCGGAGTACAAGCAGGGAGAGTACAAGCTCGGCCACCAGCTGTGA
- a CDS encoding TetR/AcrR family transcriptional regulator produces MSRPSSYDDALRDRLLAATAEAVAADGPDRISLREVARTAGTSTSAVYSLFGGKGELLAAVIAHGFASFSRAQHEAEHGGLRALGIAYRSWAQQNPALYRLMFGGALTAYESEGPNDALEPLMRAVAARGASDPLAAAITVWAHVHGAVSLEFACVAPPDVDQDAAYDNVLDAIERLWPEPRDHEPRERETGPARRD; encoded by the coding sequence ATGTCCAGACCTTCCAGCTACGACGACGCGTTGCGCGACCGGCTCCTCGCGGCGACGGCCGAGGCGGTCGCCGCCGACGGTCCCGACCGCATCTCGCTGCGCGAGGTGGCGCGCACGGCCGGCACCTCGACTTCGGCCGTCTACTCGCTGTTCGGCGGCAAGGGCGAACTGCTCGCGGCCGTCATCGCGCATGGCTTCGCATCGTTCTCCAGAGCTCAGCACGAGGCGGAACACGGCGGCCTGAGGGCGCTCGGGATCGCCTATCGGTCATGGGCCCAGCAGAATCCCGCGCTCTACCGGCTGATGTTCGGCGGAGCACTGACCGCCTACGAGAGCGAAGGCCCGAACGACGCGCTCGAGCCGCTGATGCGCGCGGTGGCGGCTCGCGGGGCATCCGATCCGCTGGCGGCCGCGATCACGGTCTGGGCGCACGTGCACGGCGCCGTCAGCCTCGAATTCGCCTGCGTGGCCCCGCCCGACGTCGACCAAGACGCAGCGTACGACAACGTGCTCGACGCGATCGAGCGGCTCTGGCCAGAGCCACGCGACCACGAGCCACGCGAACGCGAGACCGGACCTGCGCGCCGAGACTAG
- the hpaE gene encoding 5-carboxymethyl-2-hydroxymuconate semialdehyde dehydrogenase has protein sequence MSDNTAAAQARHVPDDLPKGIQHYIDGEFVDSVDGDTFDVIDPVSNQAYMQAASGKKADIDRAVAAAKKAFDEGPWPRMLPRERSRILHRIADIVESRDARLAELESFDSGLPITQALGQARRAAENFRFFADLIVAQADDTFKVPGRQINYVNRKPIGVAGLITPWNTPFMLESWKLGPALATGNTVVLKPAEFTPLSASLWPGIFEEAGLPKGVFNLVNGFGEEGFAGDSLVKHPDVPLISFTGESRTGQLIFANAAPFLKGLSMELGGKSPAVVFADADLDAAIDATIFGVFSLNGERCTAGSRILVQRDVYDEFVERYAAQAKRVKVGYPHDETTEVGALVHPEHFAKVMSYVELGKQEGRLVAGGGRPKGFPEGNFVAPTVFADVSPDARIFQEEIFGPVVAITPFDTDEEALALANNTKYGLAAYVWTNDLKRAHNFAQAVEAGMVWLNSNNVRDLRTPFGGVKASGLGHEGGYRSIDFYTDQQAVHITLGKVHNPTFGKQEHHTEVELDDPDPR, from the coding sequence ATGAGCGACAACACTGCCGCCGCGCAGGCGCGGCACGTTCCCGACGACCTGCCGAAGGGCATCCAGCACTACATCGACGGCGAGTTCGTCGACTCGGTCGACGGCGACACGTTCGATGTCATCGACCCGGTCTCGAACCAGGCGTACATGCAGGCCGCCTCCGGCAAGAAGGCTGACATCGACCGCGCCGTCGCCGCGGCGAAGAAGGCGTTCGACGAGGGCCCGTGGCCCCGAATGCTGCCGCGCGAGCGCAGCCGCATTCTGCACAGGATCGCCGACATCGTCGAATCGCGCGACGCCAGGCTGGCCGAGCTCGAGTCGTTCGACTCCGGTCTGCCCATCACGCAGGCGCTGGGCCAGGCTCGCCGTGCCGCCGAGAACTTCAGGTTCTTCGCCGACCTGATCGTGGCGCAGGCCGACGACACCTTCAAGGTTCCCGGCCGCCAGATCAACTACGTCAACCGCAAGCCGATCGGCGTCGCCGGCCTCATCACGCCGTGGAACACGCCGTTCATGCTCGAGTCGTGGAAGCTCGGCCCCGCGCTGGCCACCGGCAACACCGTGGTGCTGAAGCCTGCGGAGTTCACGCCGCTGTCGGCATCCCTCTGGCCGGGGATCTTCGAGGAGGCCGGCCTGCCCAAGGGCGTCTTCAACCTGGTGAACGGCTTCGGCGAAGAGGGCTTCGCAGGCGACTCGCTCGTGAAGCACCCCGACGTTCCGCTCATCTCGTTCACGGGCGAGAGCCGCACGGGCCAGCTGATCTTCGCCAACGCGGCGCCGTTCCTCAAGGGCCTCTCCATGGAGCTCGGCGGCAAGTCGCCGGCCGTGGTCTTCGCCGACGCCGACCTGGATGCCGCGATCGACGCCACGATCTTCGGCGTCTTCTCCCTCAACGGCGAGCGCTGCACCGCGGGCAGCCGCATCCTCGTGCAGCGGGATGTCTACGACGAGTTCGTGGAGCGCTACGCCGCCCAGGCCAAGCGCGTCAAGGTCGGCTACCCGCACGATGAGACGACCGAGGTGGGCGCCCTCGTGCACCCTGAGCACTTCGCCAAGGTGATGAGCTACGTCGAGCTCGGCAAGCAGGAGGGCCGCCTTGTCGCAGGCGGCGGACGTCCCAAGGGTTTCCCGGAGGGCAACTTCGTGGCCCCGACCGTGTTCGCGGATGTCTCGCCCGATGCCCGCATCTTCCAGGAGGAGATCTTCGGTCCGGTGGTGGCCATCACGCCGTTCGACACCGACGAAGAGGCCCTCGCGCTGGCCAACAACACGAAGTACGGCCTGGCCGCCTACGTGTGGACCAACGACCTCAAGCGCGCACACAACTTCGCGCAGGCGGTCGAGGCCGGCATGGTGTGGCTCAACTCCAACAACGTTCGCGACCTGCGCACGCCGTTCGGCGGCGTGAAGGCCTCAGGGCTCGGCCACGAGGGCGGCTACCGCTCGATCGACTTCTACACCGACCAGCAGGCCGTGCACATCACGCTCGGCAAGGTGCACAATCCCACCTTCGGCAAGCAGGAGCACCACACCGAGGTCGAGCTCGACGACCCGGACCCGCGCTGA